From Candidatus Manganitrophus morganii, the proteins below share one genomic window:
- a CDS encoding hemerythrin domain-containing protein: MPITIGRGPEVTFTNPLGWLRGCHDRIAHFLKMLATVATRRQWGALHRADREALEAFLRYFREAAPKHTEDEEQSLFPRLKESTAPSAVALRPTLHVLAAEHQTIQKIQSEAEQLVERWLMEGQLLPHEGKRLLALLPPLQESYEKHMEVEDREVFSVAARVLTASQMVAMGREMAKRRGIDPDLAIAYPMEGPPAD; encoded by the coding sequence ATGCCGATCACCATCGGGCGAGGGCCCGAGGTTACATTCACCAATCCATTGGGATGGCTTCGCGGTTGCCACGACCGGATCGCGCACTTTCTGAAAATGCTGGCGACCGTGGCGACACGGCGGCAATGGGGGGCGCTTCACCGGGCCGATCGGGAAGCGCTCGAAGCATTTCTCCGCTACTTCCGGGAGGCGGCCCCGAAGCATACCGAAGATGAGGAACAGTCGCTCTTTCCGAGGTTGAAGGAATCAACCGCTCCGTCTGCGGTCGCGTTGCGGCCGACGCTGCATGTGCTGGCGGCGGAGCATCAGACGATCCAAAAGATCCAATCTGAGGCTGAACAGCTTGTCGAACGGTGGCTGATGGAAGGACAACTTCTCCCTCATGAAGGGAAGCGGCTGCTGGCGCTGCTTCCACCGCTGCAGGAATCGTATGAAAAGCATATGGAGGTTGAGGATCGGGAGGTTTTTTCGGTCGCCGCCCGTGTCCTGACCGCATCGCAGATGGTTGCGATGGGGCGCGAGATGGCGAAGCGGCGGGGGATCGATCCCGATCTGGCAATCGCCTATCCGATGGAAGGTCCCCCCGCCGACTGA
- a CDS encoding alpha-amylase family glycosyl hydrolase: MPTIVEPSAPTTLSAADLRPRGRVQPSPATWRDQTLYFFLPDRFSDGHEEERPLFDWRHPDQHAAADRRLWQESGRRFQGGTLKGIAGKLDYLKELGITTLWIGPIWRQRPDLETYHGYGIQNFLDVDPRFGTLQELRDLVDAAHDREMYILLDIIYNHSGNNWFYDEGGEPKSDLSYRYAPPYPMHGWRSGAGASIPDILSLDDGVWPKEFQNSDWYTRAGRIGRWDPEPWEDPLHPENEFRRGDFFDLKDINLNRNEALSAVARVYQYWIALSDCDGFRIDTVKHVSFEGSRNFCGAIREYAESIGKENFFLVGEVTGGAALARDYLDIFGRNLDAALDIGEPARNLTALVKGLTEPARFFNQFSGHDILGSHRETGRYHISILDDHDMVGRDGKHRFAARNPIPNKAEQVAHAVGVQLTTLGIPCLYYGTEQAFDGTEDRHDPAIDSGFEDRYIREAMFGGSFGAFGTAGCHFFDPNHPTFLRIRAIARIRNQNGPTGLALRRGRQYLRETSFLGQPFSIPGAGELAAWSRLLFDQEVLVALNPHGTAPRGADVTVDASLHPPGSMMTFLYRGDWGETELRHPPRNKRVPVLYDQDRATVRIDLPPAGMAILA; this comes from the coding sequence ATGCCGACCATCGTCGAACCATCCGCCCCCACGACCCTCTCGGCCGCCGACCTTAGACCCCGCGGCCGCGTTCAGCCGAGTCCCGCCACCTGGCGCGACCAGACCCTTTACTTCTTTCTCCCCGACCGATTCAGCGACGGGCATGAAGAAGAGCGCCCCTTATTTGATTGGAGACATCCCGATCAACATGCCGCCGCCGATCGGCGACTCTGGCAAGAATCGGGACGGCGATTCCAGGGAGGCACCCTCAAGGGGATTGCCGGCAAACTCGATTATTTAAAAGAGCTCGGCATCACCACCCTCTGGATCGGCCCGATCTGGCGCCAGCGGCCCGATCTGGAGACCTATCACGGCTACGGGATTCAGAACTTTCTCGACGTCGATCCCCGGTTCGGGACCCTTCAGGAGCTGAGGGATCTGGTCGACGCCGCCCACGACCGCGAGATGTACATTCTCCTCGATATCATCTACAACCACTCCGGAAACAATTGGTTCTACGATGAGGGCGGAGAGCCGAAGAGCGATCTCTCCTATCGCTACGCGCCGCCGTATCCGATGCACGGCTGGCGATCCGGAGCCGGCGCCAGCATTCCCGACATCCTCTCGCTCGACGACGGGGTCTGGCCGAAGGAGTTTCAAAACAGCGATTGGTACACCCGCGCCGGGCGGATCGGGCGGTGGGATCCGGAGCCGTGGGAAGATCCGCTCCATCCCGAGAATGAATTCCGCCGGGGCGACTTCTTCGATCTCAAAGATATCAACCTGAACCGGAACGAAGCCCTCTCGGCGGTCGCCCGCGTTTATCAATACTGGATCGCGTTGAGCGACTGCGACGGCTTCCGGATCGACACGGTGAAACATGTCAGCTTCGAGGGCTCCCGGAACTTCTGCGGGGCGATCCGCGAATATGCCGAGTCGATCGGAAAAGAAAACTTCTTCCTCGTCGGCGAGGTCACCGGCGGCGCCGCGCTGGCCCGGGATTACCTCGATATCTTCGGCCGCAATCTGGACGCCGCCCTCGATATCGGCGAGCCGGCCCGGAATCTCACCGCCCTGGTCAAAGGGCTGACCGAGCCGGCCCGGTTCTTCAATCAGTTCAGCGGCCACGACATCCTCGGAAGCCATCGGGAGACCGGGCGCTACCATATCTCGATCCTCGACGATCACGACATGGTCGGACGCGATGGAAAGCACCGCTTTGCGGCGCGCAATCCGATCCCCAACAAGGCCGAGCAGGTCGCCCATGCGGTCGGGGTCCAGCTCACCACCCTCGGCATCCCCTGCCTCTACTACGGCACCGAGCAGGCCTTCGACGGGACGGAGGATCGCCACGATCCGGCGATCGATTCGGGTTTCGAAGACCGCTACATCCGCGAGGCGATGTTCGGCGGGAGCTTCGGCGCATTCGGAACCGCCGGCTGCCATTTCTTCGATCCCAACCATCCGACCTTCCTTCGGATCAGGGCAATCGCGCGGATCCGAAACCAGAACGGCCCCACCGGCCTCGCGCTGCGGCGCGGCCGCCAGTACCTTCGCGAGACCTCCTTTCTGGGACAGCCCTTCTCGATCCCCGGCGCCGGGGAGCTGGCCGCCTGGTCGCGCCTTCTCTTCGATCAGGAAGTATTGGTCGCGCTCAACCCCCATGGAACCGCACCCCGCGGAGCCGATGTCACGGTAGACGCCTCCTTGCACCCCCCCGGCTCGATGATGACGTTTCTCTACCGGGGCGATTGGGGCGAGACGGAGCTTCGCCACCCTCCCCGGAACAAACGGGTTCCGGTCCTCTATGATCAGGACCGGGCGACGGTCCGGATCGATCTCCCCCCCGCGGGGATGGCGATCCTCGCCTGA
- a CDS encoding DUF4864 domain-containing protein has protein sequence MGIRTLILPGIMMFLFLLLGCTAGGPPLHRSSSGTSLTDPADRKETLAQIASVVRQQLDAFKRDDYSGAYTFVSKAFRKEFPRDLFEARIRARFKEVARPAQVLFRRLHFHPGDNRAVLEVDVAGANARLATVEYRMVFEEGSWKIDGLEPLDPFRAL, from the coding sequence GTGGGGATAAGAACCCTGATCCTTCCCGGGATAATGATGTTCCTCTTTCTCCTCCTCGGCTGTACCGCCGGCGGCCCCCCCCTTCACCGATCGAGCAGTGGGACCTCTCTCACCGACCCGGCCGACCGGAAGGAAACGCTGGCGCAGATCGCGTCGGTCGTCCGGCAACAACTCGACGCCTTTAAGCGGGACGACTACAGCGGCGCCTATACCTTTGTCTCCAAGGCCTTCCGAAAGGAATTCCCGCGGGACCTCTTTGAGGCGAGGATTCGCGCCCGCTTTAAGGAGGTCGCCCGGCCGGCGCAGGTCCTCTTCCGAAGGCTTCATTTCCACCCGGGCGACAACCGCGCCGTGCTGGAAGTCGATGTCGCCGGGGCAAACGCCCGGCTCGCGACGGTCGAATACCGGATGGTTTTCGAGGAGGGGAGCTGGAAAATCGACGGGCTGGAACCGCTCGATCCCTTCCGGGCTTTATAG
- the acpS gene encoding holo-ACP synthase, producing the protein MTIVGIGVDLVKISRIQEMTARWGPRFLDRVFTPTEQAYCLHRKAPHVHLSARFAVKEAILKALGTGLRMGTRWREIETINNPAGKPEVKLWGRTRELADARNVADVFASITHDHDYSIAQVILVTNQ; encoded by the coding sequence ATGACGATTGTCGGAATCGGGGTCGATCTGGTCAAAATCTCCCGGATTCAAGAAATGACGGCGCGGTGGGGCCCTCGTTTTCTCGACCGGGTCTTCACCCCCACCGAGCAGGCTTATTGCCTTCATCGAAAGGCCCCCCACGTCCACCTCTCCGCCCGGTTCGCGGTGAAGGAGGCGATCCTCAAAGCGCTGGGGACGGGACTTCGGATGGGGACCCGATGGCGTGAGATCGAAACAATCAACAACCCGGCGGGCAAGCCGGAGGTGAAGCTCTGGGGCCGGACGCGCGAGCTGGCCGACGCGCGAAACGTCGCCGACGTCTTCGCCAGCATCACGCATGATCATGACTATTCGATCGCGCAAGTGATTTTGGTGACGAATCAATGA
- a CDS encoding DUF4864 domain-containing protein, with the protein MIPSLILWFTLLTLRPSTRPIQAPDPSPEEQEIASVIRQQLDAFTFNDYEEAYRLTSKKIKERFSPDQYAQMVRAEYPEITKSLIVSFGGIHFSPDPAQATARVEITGFNHKKVTAEYQMIREEEGWRVDGITLITLRARGPIGWG; encoded by the coding sequence ATGATCCCCAGCCTGATCCTCTGGTTTACCCTCCTCACCTTGCGTCCCTCAACACGTCCCATTCAAGCCCCCGATCCCTCCCCCGAAGAACAAGAGATCGCGTCGGTCATCCGGCAGCAGCTCGACGCATTCACATTCAACGACTATGAAGAAGCATACCGCCTCACCTCTAAAAAAATAAAAGAGCGATTCTCGCCGGACCAGTATGCGCAAATGGTCCGCGCCGAGTATCCGGAGATCACCAAATCGCTCATCGTCTCGTTCGGAGGGATCCACTTTTCCCCCGATCCCGCCCAGGCAACCGCCCGGGTCGAGATCACCGGGTTCAACCACAAAAAAGTCACGGCGGAATATCAAATGATCCGGGAGGAGGAAGGATGGCGGGTGGACGGCATCACCCTCATCACCCTTCGGGCAAGGGGGCCGATCGGGTGGGGATAA
- a CDS encoding DHHA1 domain-containing protein: MSQKPLVLYHAGCADGFSAAWVVHQLGIDAEFRPVDYEHGPPDATGRDVMIFDFAYPREALLAMKERAASLVVLDHHKTHAEVLSDLPFCRFDMEKSGGQMAWEYFKKEEPPPWLVAYTEDRDLWRWDLPHSREVNAALRSYPRKLDVWDALAKRDVLELVAEGKAIARYEDQLVRALVRLAREIEFDGHKVLAVNTSALLSEVAGKLAEGRPFGIAWFTRADGKRSVALRSREGGIDVSEIAKRHGGGGHRNASGFIAEAKGFDY, encoded by the coding sequence ATGTCCCAAAAGCCCCTTGTGTTGTATCATGCCGGATGCGCGGACGGTTTTTCCGCCGCCTGGGTGGTGCATCAACTCGGAATCGATGCCGAGTTTCGTCCGGTCGACTATGAGCATGGCCCCCCCGACGCCACGGGGCGCGACGTGATGATCTTCGATTTCGCCTACCCGCGCGAAGCGCTTCTGGCGATGAAGGAAAGGGCCGCTTCGCTCGTCGTCCTCGATCACCATAAAACCCACGCGGAAGTTCTCTCCGATCTGCCGTTCTGCCGGTTCGATATGGAGAAATCGGGGGGACAGATGGCGTGGGAATATTTTAAGAAGGAGGAGCCCCCTCCCTGGCTGGTTGCCTACACGGAAGATCGCGATCTCTGGCGATGGGACCTCCCCCATTCCCGCGAAGTAAACGCGGCGCTCCGCTCTTACCCGAGAAAGCTCGACGTTTGGGACGCGCTCGCAAAACGGGACGTGCTCGAATTGGTGGCGGAGGGAAAGGCGATCGCCCGCTACGAGGACCAGCTGGTCCGGGCGCTCGTCCGGCTGGCGCGGGAAATCGAATTCGACGGCCACAAGGTCCTCGCGGTCAATACCTCCGCCCTTCTTTCGGAAGTGGCGGGGAAGCTGGCGGAGGGCCGCCCCTTCGGGATCGCCTGGTTTACCCGCGCCGACGGAAAACGATCGGTCGCCCTTCGCTCCCGCGAGGGGGGAATCGACGTTTCGGAGATCGCCAAGCGCCACGGCGGCGGGGGGCATCGGAACGCGTCCGGCTTTATCGCCGAGGCGAAGGGGTTTGATTATTGA
- a CDS encoding pyridoxine 5'-phosphate synthase, whose product MARLGVNIDHVATVREARKAKQPDPIAAAVLAELGGADGIVVHLREDRRHIHDRDLKILRETIQTKLDLEMAATDEMVRIALEVKPEMVTFVPERRQELTTEGGLNVVSNRDELQKAIDLLHDGGIEVSLFIDPDPAQIKEAHKVSADLIEIHTGPYTNSRGKDRRTELNQILEAARLAAKLGMGVNAGHGLDYQNVAAVARIPEIEELNIGHSIIARAVLVGMERAVREMKEQIEGAGKGNR is encoded by the coding sequence TTGGCGAGACTCGGGGTGAATATCGATCATGTGGCGACGGTGCGCGAGGCGAGGAAGGCGAAACAGCCCGATCCGATCGCCGCGGCGGTCCTGGCGGAGCTGGGGGGGGCGGACGGGATCGTCGTCCACCTTCGTGAAGATCGGCGCCACATCCACGATCGAGACCTCAAAATCCTTCGGGAAACGATTCAGACCAAGCTTGACCTGGAGATGGCCGCGACGGATGAGATGGTCCGGATCGCCCTTGAGGTGAAACCGGAAATGGTGACCTTTGTCCCGGAGCGGCGGCAGGAGCTGACAACCGAGGGGGGACTCAACGTCGTCTCGAACCGGGATGAATTGCAGAAAGCAATCGATCTCCTTCACGACGGCGGAATTGAGGTCTCCCTCTTCATCGATCCCGATCCGGCGCAAATCAAGGAGGCGCATAAGGTCTCGGCCGATCTGATCGAGATCCATACCGGCCCGTACACCAACAGCCGGGGAAAAGATCGCCGGACGGAGCTGAATCAAATTTTAGAGGCGGCCCGGCTCGCCGCCAAGCTCGGGATGGGGGTCAACGCGGGGCACGGCCTCGACTATCAGAATGTCGCCGCCGTGGCGCGGATCCCGGAGATCGAAGAGCTGAATATCGGCCACAGCATCATCGCCCGGGCCGTCTTGGTCGGGATGGAGCGGGCCGTCCGCGAGATGAAGGAACAGATCGAGGGGGCGGGTAAAGGGAACCGATGA
- a CDS encoding aldo/keto reductase — protein sequence MDYVGLGRTGLKVSRLCLGTMNFGPETSEKESFAIMDKALELGINFFDTANVYGWKRGEGWTEQIIGRWLAQGGGRRDQIILATKVYGRMGELENERRLSAYHIRRACEESLRRLQTDHIDLYQMHHIDPETPWEEIWQAMEILVQQGKVIYIGSSNFPAWQIATANQLAARRHFMGLVSEQSIYSLQTRTIELEVIPVCRAYGLGLIPYSPLAGGLLAGALAKPTEGRRSTEEFQSEVEKHRAQLTQYEDLCKRIGESPSTVALAWVLSNPVVTAPIIGPRTLAQLADSLRALEITLDEQLLRQLDKIWPGPRGEAPEAYAW from the coding sequence ATGGACTATGTTGGGTTGGGACGAACCGGGCTCAAGGTCAGCCGTCTTTGCCTCGGCACGATGAACTTCGGACCGGAGACGAGCGAGAAGGAAAGCTTCGCCATCATGGACAAGGCGTTGGAGCTCGGGATCAATTTTTTTGATACCGCCAACGTTTACGGTTGGAAGCGCGGCGAAGGGTGGACGGAGCAGATCATCGGCCGGTGGCTGGCGCAAGGGGGGGGCCGCCGCGACCAGATTATCCTGGCGACGAAGGTCTACGGCCGGATGGGGGAGTTGGAGAACGAGCGGCGTCTTTCCGCCTATCACATCCGGCGGGCCTGCGAGGAGAGCCTGCGGCGGCTGCAGACCGACCACATCGATCTCTACCAAATGCATCACATCGACCCGGAAACCCCTTGGGAAGAGATCTGGCAGGCGATGGAGATCTTGGTGCAGCAGGGAAAAGTGATCTACATCGGAAGCAGCAATTTCCCCGCCTGGCAGATCGCCACCGCAAATCAGCTCGCTGCGCGGCGCCACTTCATGGGACTCGTCAGCGAGCAGAGCATCTACAGTTTGCAAACAAGAACGATCGAGTTGGAAGTCATCCCCGTCTGCCGCGCCTACGGCCTTGGACTGATTCCTTACAGTCCCCTCGCCGGCGGTCTCCTGGCCGGGGCCCTCGCAAAGCCGACCGAAGGGCGGCGGAGCACGGAGGAGTTCCAGTCCGAGGTCGAAAAACATCGCGCCCAGTTGACGCAGTATGAAGATCTCTGCAAACGGATCGGCGAATCGCCGTCGACGGTCGCCCTCGCCTGGGTCCTCTCCAATCCGGTCGTTACCGCCCCGATCATCGGCCCCCGGACCCTGGCGCAGCTGGCCGACAGCCTCCGCGCGCTCGAGATCACCCTCGACGAACAGCTCCTCCGGCAGTTGGATAAAATCTGGCCCGGCCCCCGGGGAGAGGCGCCGGAAGCGTACGCCTGGTAG
- a CDS encoding metallophosphatase family protein, which produces MTRFGILSDTHGRLDPAVLKHFEKVDRILHAGDIGSKEVLSALEKIAPVTAIRGNNDLGTPLERLPDMDRIELDGREILLIHNVKDYWKPAGEMKERLKGADPDLVISGHSHKGIIEQKDGMIYFNPGGAGPKRFSLKRSIGLMEWSKERVQLKLIFLEEGRPISRSFAFDDQ; this is translated from the coding sequence ATGACCCGATTCGGCATTCTTTCCGACACACATGGCCGGCTTGATCCGGCGGTGCTGAAGCATTTCGAAAAGGTCGACCGAATTCTTCACGCCGGTGATATCGGAAGCAAGGAGGTCCTCTCCGCCCTGGAGAAGATCGCGCCGGTGACGGCGATTCGGGGAAACAATGATCTCGGCACACCGCTCGAACGCCTCCCCGATATGGATCGGATCGAGCTCGACGGAAGAGAAATCCTTCTGATTCACAATGTCAAAGATTATTGGAAGCCGGCCGGTGAAATGAAAGAGCGGCTGAAAGGGGCCGATCCCGATCTGGTGATCTCCGGCCACAGCCACAAGGGAATCATCGAACAAAAGGACGGGATGATCTACTTCAATCCGGGCGGCGCCGGACCGAAGCGGTTCTCGCTGAAGCGATCGATCGGTTTGATGGAGTGGAGCAAGGAGAGGGTTCAGTTGAAGCTGATTTTTCTGGAGGAAGGACGGCCGATCTCACGATCGTTTGCGTTCGACGATCAATAA